From Micromonospora auratinigra:
CGGGCGATCCGCAGCCCGGTGTACGCCAGCACCGCGAAGAGCACCAGGATCACCGTGCAGCCGACCACCCCCAGCTCCTCGGCGATGATGGCGAAGATGAAGTCGTTGTGCGCCTCGGGCAGCCAGCCGAACTTCAGCGTGCTCTTGCCCAGCCCGACGCCGAACCAGCCGCCGTTCTCCAGCGCGTAGCGGGCCTGCACGAGCTGGTAGCAGCCCTGCAACTGCTCCTGGAAGCAGGCCTTCGGGTCCGGCGGGTCGAGGAACGCGGTGAGCCGGGTGAGCCGGTAGTTGTCCGCGTCGCGCGAGCCGGAGCCGGCGCCGAGCGACGCGGCGGCGACCAGCAGGCCGACGCCGGCCAGGCCGACCACGGAGAGCGCGGCGAAGACCTGCAACCGGACGCCGGCCGCCCAGAGCAGGCCGACCACCAGCGCCAGCAGGCAGAGCATGCTGCCCAGGTCGTTGTAGCCGACCAGGACGAAGAGCAGGCCGACCACCGGGAAGAGCGGGGTGGCCAGCTCCTTCCACCAGCCCAGCGCGGCGCCCTTGCGGGCCAGCACGTACGCGCCCCAGAGCACCAGCGCGTACTTGGCCACCTCGACCGGCTGCACCGAGATCGGTCCGAGGTAGAGCCAGAGCAGCTCGGCCTTGAGCGGCCCGATCGAGTCGACCCGGAAGAACGCCTCCAGGGCGACCAGCAGGTTGAGGATCAGCAGCAGCACCACCGCCGCGCCCAGCGCCGGGCGGGCCACCGCCCGGAAGGTCCGGGCGGGCAGCCGCTGGCAGGCCCAGAACGCCACGATGCCGATCACCGCGAAGATCGCCTGCTTGGTCAGCGAGGCGGCCGCGTCGCCGTCCTTGGCGT
This genomic window contains:
- a CDS encoding FtsW/RodA/SpoVE family cell cycle protein, giving the protein MAALRGLLARPLASYYLLLSSAGLLLLIGLTMVFSATSVRDYAKDGDAAASLTKQAIFAVIGIVAFWACQRLPARTFRAVARPALGAAVVLLLILNLLVALEAFFRVDSIGPLKAELLWLYLGPISVQPVEVAKYALVLWGAYVLARKGAALGWWKELATPLFPVVGLLFVLVGYNDLGSMLCLLALVVGLLWAAGVRLQVFAALSVVGLAGVGLLVAAASLGAGSGSRDADNYRLTRLTAFLDPPDPKACFQEQLQGCYQLVQARYALENGGWFGVGLGKSTLKFGWLPEAHNDFIFAIIAEELGVVGCTVILVLFAVLAYTGLRIARRVEDPFRRLAAAGVTAWLVGQAVINIGGVTGLLPLTGVPLPFISDGGSALVVTLAAIGMLASFARAEPDAARALHARPPARWVRLVWAPLPPLPGRRRRPAPPAGDRGSVPRSRTRGPDEKAAARGVRPDRTRAGTASERRR